In Candidatus Dormiibacterota bacterium, the genomic stretch GGCGGCGGGGGCGTCGCTGCGAACCACCCGGTTTCGGCCCGTCCGCTTGGCGACGTAAAGCGCCTGGTCGGCGGCCTGCACCAGGGCCTCGCGGCTGTCGCCGTCCCGAGGAAAGACGGCGATTCCGAGACTGAGCGAGAGATTGGCGACGGCTTTGCCGTCGAGCATCACGGCCTGGCTGGCTACCGTTCGCCGGATGCGTTCCGCGACCGCGACCGCCGCCCGGCTGTCAGCGCCGCGCAGGACGAGCACGAACTCATCGCCTCCGTAGCGCGCCACCAGATCCTTCGGCCGGATGGCCGGCACCAGAATCTGACGCGTCAGATGCCGCAGCACATTGTCGCCGGCGGGGTGACCCACCGTGTCGTTGATCTCCTTGAAATGGTCGACATCACACATGATGAGCGCCAGCGGTTCCTTCGTCTTTCTCGCACGCAGCAGTTCCCGCTCCAGATGGGCCTCGAACTCGCGGTGGTTCGAAACGCCCGTAACCCCGTCGGTCGTCGCCAGCTGCTTGGTGTGCTCGTAAGCCGCGGCATTCTCGATGGCGATCACGGCCTGGTTTGCCAGCGTCTGGAGCACCCGGATTTCGCTGCGCTCCAGCGGCCGCGGTTCCTTCATGTGGATGACGAGCACGCCGACGATTTCCGGGCCCAAGCACATCGGGACGGCGACCACTCGCTGTAATCCGACGCGGTGGGGTATCGCCAGCGGCTTCCCGCGGTCATCCACCAAATCGAGCTCGAGCACCTGCTCCGGTCGCTCGACACGACCGGCGACCAGGTCGGTGCTCTGCCGCACCGCGGCGAGCTCGCGCCGAGTGGTGCAGCCGACGATAACATCCGAAAACTGCTCCCGCCAGGAGGACTTCCGCAACTGCAGCGAGGCGTAGGGGACGTCGAGGATCTCGGAGGTGGCATGCGCCACGGCGCGGAGCAAGTTGTCGGTGCCGACGGTGACGGCGGTCAGGGCCTGGGAGATCTTCTCGAGGGCGATGATGGCCTGATCGAGTCGGTGCGCCTGCAGCTGCGTCTTCTTGCGAAGGTCGGTGTTCTCGATCATCAACGCCATCTCGGTAGCGATTGTTTGCAGCAGGTCGACGTCCTGTTTGGGCAGCGCGTATCCCGGGGCGAGGCCGGTGACGAGGTACCCGGCGTTGCGCTCGCCGCGAATGAGTGGGACCACCAGCGCCTGCTGGACACCGGCGAGCGCGGCGAAGAGCCGCAGGCAACGTCGGGGATCGGCCGTCAGGGTGGTCGCGATTTCGACGTCGACCGAAGCATCGCTGGAAAAGCCCTCGGCTAGCTTCAGTGGGCTCATTCGCATGAGTTGTCCCCCCGCCTTGCCGACCGGACCAACCATCGCGCGGACTTCGAGGCCATTTGCCTCATTGCGAGCCAGCAAGAGGGCGGTCTCGAGGCCAAGCGCCTTCAGGCTGACACCGAGGATCGCCTCCGCCATGGCGCCGGGTTCCGTTTCCTTACCAAGGCCCTGGCTCGTCTGCGACAGGGCGGCGAGGCGGCGCATCTGCTCGTTCAAGGATCGGGTTCGTTCCTGTAGGTCCTGGGTCATCGCATTGAACGCCCTCGCGAGCTCGCCAAGTTCGTCGCGGCGCCGGACGTCCAGCCGCTTGGTCAGGTCGCCGCGCGCCACCGCCTGGGTTCCTGCGACCAGCGCCTCGATCGGTCGCGTGAGCCGAAGCGCGAGCAAATACCCGATGAGCAGCAGGACAAGGACAACGCCGGCGAAGAGCACCGTCATCTGCAATGCGGAATGCAGCCCGGCGTCGATCACGCCTCGACGGGAGAGGGCGACGGCGAGGTACCCCTCGGGGTGCTGGCGGAGGTAGAAGTTGGTGAACTGGAACTGGTAGTCCTCGCCGCGGACCTTCACCGCCCGGGTGACGGCCCGCCCCGGTGAGGCAAGGGCCAGGTACGACCGGACACGGTCGTCGATCAGGTTGCCGCTGACCCCGGTCAGCGTGCTCCCCACCAGCTGTCCGCTGCCGTCCATCAGCATCACGTCCGACTGCGAATGGCTCTGCATGTCCGCCAGCACGGCACGCAGCGGTGCCGCGACCATGATGCCGCCGACCACCCGATCGGCGAAGATCACCGGGCCGGCCGCGACGAGCGACGACGGCGGGGTTCCGAGGTAGGCGATGTATTTGTCGCCCAGGGAGTCGTAGAGCCCCTTGAGCACGGGTTGGACAACCGCTTCACCCGATAGATCCGTCCCACTGCCGAAGATCAGGCCGCCCGGGTTGGCAGGGTCAGGCTGACTGACTTCCAGGATGGTGTGGCCTCTCGCATCGAAGATCATGACCGTGCCGAGCCGGTTGTTGACCTCCAGCGGAACGACCAGCTGCCGCAACGCGGCGGCGTCACCGGCGGCCACCGCCCGGTCCACCCCCTCGGTGTTGGCAAACAGCCGGATCGCCGCCACCTGGCGACCCTGCAGCTTGACGGCCGCGTCCAACGCCGCGTCCTCGGCGTGCGCGAGCTGGTCCGCGATCCGGTTCTCAAGCGAGGTCGCGACCAGGCTGGTCGTCAGGTAGGTTCCCACCACCCCCAGAATTAGCATCAGGAGCAGGAACGGCAGGATGATCTGGGTCCGGATCCTCAGCCTCGGCCGGAACGGGAGGCGTCGCGGCAGGCGCATCCCCTGTATAACCGGTGGGCGGGCGGAATGCTGCACACCTTCCAACTCGGGCGGCCTCAACACCCCTCCCCCTCCCCCCTCTTCGGGGGTCTGAGCGGGCTCAGCCGCCCTGGTTGTTGTTCTGGCAGGTGAACGACCTGGCGGCGACCGCCGGGGCGGTCGGCGTATAGAAGACGAGCTGCACGCTGCCCGGGT encodes the following:
- a CDS encoding diguanylate cyclase, giving the protein MLRPPELEGVQHSARPPVIQGMRLPRRLPFRPRLRIRTQIILPFLLLMLILGVVGTYLTTSLVATSLENRIADQLAHAEDAALDAAVKLQGRQVAAIRLFANTEGVDRAVAAGDAAALRQLVVPLEVNNRLGTVMIFDARGHTILEVSQPDPANPGGLIFGSGTDLSGEAVVQPVLKGLYDSLGDKYIAYLGTPPSSLVAAGPVIFADRVVGGIMVAAPLRAVLADMQSHSQSDVMLMDGSGQLVGSTLTGVSGNLIDDRVRSYLALASPGRAVTRAVKVRGEDYQFQFTNFYLRQHPEGYLAVALSRRGVIDAGLHSALQMTVLFAGVVLVLLLIGYLLALRLTRPIEALVAGTQAVARGDLTKRLDVRRRDELGELARAFNAMTQDLQERTRSLNEQMRRLAALSQTSQGLGKETEPGAMAEAILGVSLKALGLETALLLARNEANGLEVRAMVGPVGKAGGQLMRMSPLKLAEGFSSDASVDVEIATTLTADPRRCLRLFAALAGVQQALVVPLIRGERNAGYLVTGLAPGYALPKQDVDLLQTIATEMALMIENTDLRKKTQLQAHRLDQAIIALEKISQALTAVTVGTDNLLRAVAHATSEILDVPYASLQLRKSSWREQFSDVIVGCTTRRELAAVRQSTDLVAGRVERPEQVLELDLVDDRGKPLAIPHRVGLQRVVAVPMCLGPEIVGVLVIHMKEPRPLERSEIRVLQTLANQAVIAIENAAAYEHTKQLATTDGVTGVSNHREFEAHLERELLRARKTKEPLALIMCDVDHFKEINDTVGHPAGDNVLRHLTRQILVPAIRPKDLVARYGGDEFVLVLRGADSRAAVAVAERIRRTVASQAVMLDGKAVANLSLSLGIAVFPRDGDSREALVQAADQALYVAKRTGRNRVVRSDAPAAESQVAS